GGGATGGATAAGCGAAAATTGGTCTTTCCCCTTCAGGATCGCCATCTCTTGCGAGATCTTCGGCCCGGGGAATTGCTTTCCCTTTCTGGAAGGTTGCTCGCCGCCCGAGACGCCACCCATCGGAGGATCATCGAACTTCTGGAAAGAGGAGAGCCCCTCCCGGTGGACCTTGAGGGCCAGGCCTTCTATTATGTGGGGCCCAGCCCGGCTCCTCCGGGAAGGGTCATCGGCTCCGCCGGGCCCACCACGGCTTACCGCATGGACGCCTACACCCCGAGGCTTCTGGCCCTGGGGCTTGCGGCCACCATCGGCAAGGGCCCTCGAGGGGCGGAGGTGCGGGAGGCCATAGTGCGCTACGGGGCCGTGTATCTGGCCACCTTTGGCGGAGCCGGAGCCTATCTTTCCCAAAAGATCCGGGCCGCCCGGGTGCTGGCCTTTCCGGAACTGGGCCCGGAGGCCCTTTTTGAACTGGAGGTGGAGGACTTTCCGGCCATCGTCATCAACCCCCCCACCGGAGGCGATTACTACGAGGAGGTAAGGCGGCGTGCCCGTAGCCTGCGGTGAGATCCGGCACTACCGCACCTGGTTCCGCCCGGAAGGAGATCTCTGCGCCTTCCGGGTGGTTTATCGGGAGACGGATCTGGCGGTCCTGGCCGAAAGGGATCTTTCGCTGGAAGTCCTGCAACTGGTCCAGGAGATCCGAGCCCCTCTTGAAGAGTACCTCAAGGAACACCCGGAATTCCTTTCCTCCCTCAAACCCCTCCCGGAGGACCCCGGAGCTCCGGAGATCGTAAAGAGGATGCTTGCCGCCGGTAGGGCTGTGGGGGTGGGGCCCATGGCCGCGGTGGCCGGGGCCATTGCCGAGGCGGTGGGCCGAAGGCTTCTGGCGGAAGGCTTGACCCGAAAGGTGGTGGTGGA
This portion of the Thermosulfurimonas marina genome encodes:
- a CDS encoding FumA C-terminus/TtdB family hydratase beta subunit, with protein sequence MDKRKLVFPLQDRHLLRDLRPGELLSLSGRLLAARDATHRRIIELLERGEPLPVDLEGQAFYYVGPSPAPPGRVIGSAGPTTAYRMDAYTPRLLALGLAATIGKGPRGAEVREAIVRYGAVYLATFGGAGAYLSQKIRAARVLAFPELGPEALFELEVEDFPAIVINPPTGGDYYEEVRRRARSLR
- a CDS encoding UPF0280 family protein; translation: MPVACGEIRHYRTWFRPEGDLCAFRVVYRETDLAVLAERDLSLEVLQLVQEIRAPLEEYLKEHPEFLSSLKPLPEDPGAPEIVKRMLAAGRAVGVGPMAAVAGAIAEAVGRRLLAEGLTRKVVVENGGDIFLALGRAATVALYAGDSPLSGKVGLRIAPDFQPCGVCTSSGKIGHSLSLGQAEAVTVIAPEAALADAAATALGNLAKGKKSLRRILSAARDLPGLLGVVCILGKDLGAVGPAVELVPL